Within Romboutsia sp. CE17, the genomic segment ATAATATTTATTTTTATATAATAAACATAGTATAAATAAAATACAAGAATATCTAAATAAAAAATAATTTTATTTAAATAAATATACTGTTTATTTAATAATACAATAATAAATTTATTTATGTATGTATGACAAATAGAATATAGTAGAAGTTCAACTATTAAAGTATAAATGCACTATATATAGATAAAAAAGTTAAATTTATTGCATTTACTAAATTTTCTAATTATAATAAGATATGTTAATAATTTAATAATTAAGGAGGAGCACTGTGGAAGAAAAAGACGTTATAATATTGGATAAAGAGCGTTCTCCAAAAAGGGTTAAAGCTGTTAATTTAGAAACCTTTATATTTATAGGTATACTAGTAATTGGATTTGGTTACATAGCTAGTATTATGGGTGCTGGCATAATGTTTAAAGTAATCATGAATACTGCACATGATTTACTTTTAAATACAGTATTTTTAATAATGGCAATGTCAGTTTTAGCAGGTGCACTAAGTGCATTATTATCAGAATTTGGAGTTATATCTTTGATAAACAAGGTTTTTGCAATATTTATGAAACCTTTATATGGATTACCTGGAGCTAGCATAGCAGGAGCTGTAGCTACATATTTATCTGATAATCCTGCAATAATATCATTTGCTAAAGATAAGAGTTTTACAAAATACTTTAAAACTCATGAGATACCGGCCTTATGTAACTTAGGAACAGCATTTGGCATGGGGTTAATATTAACAACATTTATGATATCTCAAGGAAAAGAATATGTATTACCTGCAATAATAGGTAATATATCAGCGATAATAGGTAGCGTAATAAGTGTTAGAATTATGATACATTTTACTAAAATATATTATAGTTATGATCCAAAATTAGATAAAAGTCCCCGAAAATATAATGACAGTACTGAGTACAGAGAAATAAGGGATGGAAATATATTTCAAAGAGCTTTAGATGCAATGTTAGAAGGCGGGAAAAATGGTGTAGATATGGGAATAGCAATAATACCAGGTGTACTAGTTGTATGCACGATGGTGATGCTACTTACTTTTGGCCCATCTATAGATCCTAAAACAGGATTAGAAGTATATACAGGATCTGCATATGAAGGTATAGCTCTTTTACCTGTTATAGGAGAAAAGATTAGTTTTATATTAGAGCCGATTTTTGGATTTACATCACCAGAAGCTATTGCATTTCCAATTACATCTTTAGGAGCAGTTGGAGCGGCTATGTCTTTAGTACCACAATTTATAACTGATGGAGTTGTAACTCCAAATGATATAGCAGTATTTACAGCAATGGGAATGTGCTGGAGTGGATATTTAAGTACACATGTAGGAATGATGGATGCGTTAAATTCTAGAGGATTAACTAGCAAAGCTATTATTGCTCATACTATTGGAGGAATATGCGCAGGTATGTCTGCTCATTTTATTTATATGTTAATTATATAAGTTGTTTATTTTAAAAGAGAGTAATGCATTACTCTCTTTTTTGTTGAAATAGTGTACTTTAATGATTCTGATGTTTTTTATGACTACTTATGGGTCTAGCTGTATTTTGGCTAACTGAACCTGTTTTTGAAGGTCTAAGTCTAGGTGGTAAGTTTAATTCTTCACCTTGTTCTAATTTAAAATTTGGATTCTTTTTATCATTTCTATTAAATTTAGTTTTATTATCTTCTCTTTTATGTTTATCTAATGTCATAATTTCCTCCTTAAATGTTATTAATAATATATTAATAATTTAACCTAAAACTAAATTAGTATTCTAAATTAATTAACAATTATATAACATAATTATTTATGAATTATTAATGTAAAAATAGACAATTATATACTTAGATGAATTTAAAATGATTTTGAGTATAAGGAGGAACAATTTTGAGTATAGCAATAAGTATTTTAGGAGGTTTAGGTCTCTTTTTATATGGTATGAATTTAATGGCTCAAGGTCTACAAAATTCTGCTGGTAATAAATTAAAAAGAATAATAGAATTATTAACGAGTAATGTAATTATGGGAGTTTTAGTGGGTGCTGTTGTCACAGCAATTATTCAAAGTTCAAGTGCGACAACCGTAATGGTTGTTGGATTTGTCAACGCAGGAATAATGAACTTAAATCAAGCTATAGGTGTGATTATGGGTGCTAACATAGGTACAACAGTCACAGCTCAACTAGTAAGTTTTAATTTAGAAGGTCTAGCGCCTGTATCTTTAGGTATTGGTATTATATTATATCTTTTTTCTTCTAAAACTACAGTTAAAAACATAGCAGAAATTTTATTAGGATTTGGTATTTTATTTACAGGCATGGAGTTTATGAAAGATGCAGTAAAGCCACTTGCAGAGTATAAAGGATTTACAGATGCCTTAATTAGCTTTGGACATAGACCAATATTAGGATTATTATTAGGATTTGCTATTACAGGTATAGTTCAAAGTTCTAGTGCATCAATGGGGATGCTAATAGCTCTTGCAGCTCAAGGTTTAATACCATTAACATCTGCATTACCTATACTTTATGGTGATAATATAGGAACATGTGTTACATCATTAATATCAAGTATTGGAGCAAGTCGAAATGCTAAAAGAGCTGCAATAATGCATTTACTATTTAATATAATAGGTAGTATATTATTTTTATTGGTATTAAATAGACCTATATCTTATATAGTTACTAAGATTGATCCAAATGACGCAGCTAGACAGATAGCAAATGCTCACACACTGTTTAATTTAATAAATGTAATTTTATTATTACCTTTTTCTAAGTTTATCGTAAAATTAGCTATGAAGATAGTTCCTGATAATAATGATGAAAATGATGAGAAAGCTACAAAATATCTTGATGAAAGAATGCTAGAAACTCCTTCAATAGCATTAGGAAATACAGTTAAAGAAACTTTAAGAATGGGCAGATTTGCTAAAAGTTGTCTTAATTCTTCTATGGATGCATTTATTAATAAATCTGATAAAAGTGTGAGAGAGACATTAGATACAGAAGAGACTATTAATATTTTACAAAAAAGTATACTAAATTATTTATTAAACTTATCAAAAACTTCATTGCCTGATAATTTAGTGGAGTCAGTAGATAATTTGTTTAATACTGTAAATGATATAGAAAGAGTTGGAGATCATTCTGAAAATATAGCAGAATTAGCTACAAAGGCAATAAATGAGAATTTGGATTTATCAAATGAAGGTTTAGAAGAAGTTAAGGAAATGTTTAATATGGTAATAGCTAATTATGAAGGTGCTTTAAAGCTAATTGATAAAAAAGATGAACGATTAGCAGAAGAAATATTAGCTAGAGAAGAAGAAGTAAATAAAATAGAAAAGTCTATACGTATTAATCATATATATAGATTAAATAATGAAAAATGTAGCATTGATTCAGGAATTTTATATATAGATTTAATAACTAATCTTGAAAGAATATCAGATCATAGTGCAAATATTGCTAAAAGGGCACTATACTAAGTATAATAAATGAAAAAAATAGACTAAAAATAATATATAGAAAAATTTACAGGCATGTATATGAGCGTTACAAATTTAAATGGCACAGCTATCGAAACAAATAGCTGTGCTATTTAAATTTGTAACTATGTGATATAATAATAAAAGAGTATTATAAAGGTAAAGGTGGGCTAGGAATGAAAATAGTTAAAGATGCTATATATTCAAAGTATTTTAATTATGATATTGATGAAGATATAATTATTTATGAAGGTAGATTTTGTATTTATCTTGACAAAAAATATAAATGTAATGGAATAATATATTATAAAATGATTTCGCCCATGTCTATTAACTTTGAAGCATCTATAATAAGTGTCCAAGATGAAGTCCTTGACCTTGATTTAGATTATGATAATGCAATACTAGAGGTCTATGGATATAAACCTATATACATAACTATAAATAATATTAGTGATAAAAATATTGACGGTTATGCAAATGATACAAATTTAAAATCTAAAAATACATATGTAGAGTATGTTGATTTCAATATAATAAACTTAAACCAACTACCTGGCAAACTTATTAATTGTAATAACAAAATGTTTGCTGGTAGATTAGAATTTGATGTAAATGAATTTAAAGTTATTATAGATAAAAGGTATGACTATAGAAAAGAGCTAAATGAAGAATTGAAAATTAAATCAGGCAATATAATAACTCATGTAGGCAGAATAATAAAAAAAGATAACAATAAGTTTAAAACTACTAACATTGATGTGATACTAGATAGAATATCAACGGCCCTTAGTTTTATGTGCGGTAGATACGTTGATATATGTGTAGCTAATGGATATAGCAATAATAAAAATGTTTATAGACTATGGAGAGAATCTATTGTAACTCCATTTAAGTTTGTTCCAACATGGAGTGATACAATATCTAATTATTATAATATAGAAAAATACATATCATTGATGTGCAAAAAATTAGAAGATGCTTATTATGAGCCGACTATAAAGCATATCATAGATTGGTACATAGAATCACAAAACAATATAACTTTAGAAAATAATATTATATCAGTTCAGATAGCTCTTGAAACATTATCTTATGTTGTATTAGTAGAATTATATACTATTTTAGATGATGATGAATTTGATAAAAACTCTACATCTCAAAATATACAGTTGCTACTTGATATATGTAAAATACCTCATGGGAAAAAGGAATTATATTTATTTGATGATTGGATAAGAAGTAAATTTGATGATGGTGTTGACTTAGTTATTTATTTTAGAAATAAAATTGTTCATCCAAGTAGAAAGGGAAATAAGGCTAATCTAAGTGTAGATGATATGTGGAATATTATACAAATAGGAACAAGATATATAGAATTAACACTACTTTATATAATAGGATATAAAGGTGAATACTCAAATCGATTAAAGTATAGGTCTTATGGAGAAGTTGAGTTAGTTCCTTGGAATTTAATATAAGGTTATGCTATATATGTTAAATAATATGATTAAATTTATATATTTAGGGTAATTACATGTATTATAATATTAAAGGAGATTTTTTAGTAATGATAAAATTTTATGGATATGCAAAATGTTCAACAGTAAAAAAAGCTAAGAAGTGGCTTAATGAAAATAATATCCCTTTTGAAGATATAGAAATAACGGAAAATCCACCTACGAAATTAGAATTGGAAAAATTATATAAGAGAAGTGGATATGAAATAAAGAAATTTTTTAATACTAGTGGAGTAAAATATAGAGAGTTAGGTTTGAAAGATATTATTAAAACTGAATCAGAGGATAAGCTTTTAGAAATATTATCAAGTGATGGAATGCTTATAAAAAGACCGTTAGTATATGACGATAAAAATATTTTACTTGGATTCAAAGAAGAAGAATGGAAGAATAGTTTATTATAAAAGTAGAATATTTTCTAAAAGAAATATTTATAAAATAAAAAGCATGCCTTAAAATTAAGGCATGCTTTTTATTTTATAGAACTAAAATCATGATATTTTTTTAAAATCTTCGATTTTATTAATCATTTTATTTTTTATATTATCGCTTAATATTATTGATTTTAATTTTGGATTTTCTATATGGTCATAGATAGGATCTAAAAACTCTACTTCAACAGTCATAGAATTTATTTTACCAATAGGCTCATATCCTGAATAAGTTTCTTTAGAGTTTTTTATAACTAAAGGAACAATAGGACAATTAGCTTTGTAAGCTATTTTTAAAGCTCCTGGTCTAAAGTCAGAAACTAAAGCATTTGGGTCCTTAATCCATGTTAAATCACCTTCAGGAAATATAGCCATACTTTGACCACTTATTATATTTTTAGAAGCTTGAATTATGCTTTTAATACCTTCTCTAGTATTTTCTCTATTTATATACACGCACTTTATAAGCTTTGTCCAATGACTTATTATGGGCATATTTTTCCAAATGGGAACATCTGCTATAACAACACCAATAGGTCTATCTACACTGGCAACTAATATAAAACTATCTAGCATACTAGAATGATTTATAACGAATAATACTGGTTCTTTAGGTAACTTATCTTTACCTAAAATATTTAGTTTTATATTTACTAAAGATAATGCTCTTTTTGCGTGCTTATTCAAGAAAGAAAACTTTTCTTTAGCTGAATATTCATTAGGATTTAATTCGAATCTTATCAACTTAGGAATAGCTAAGAGGAAGATTAATATTAAGTATAAGGCAAATTTAATATAATTAAACAATAATTTCAACTCCCTTTAAAATTAATAATCCATTAAATTATTTTATCATAAAATAAATTTATTTACAAATTATATCAATATGAGGTTATATATAATATGAAATTATGAATATAAATAAGACAAGGTAGTTAATTTCTTCTAAGTATATTATTAGTCAATTATAAAAAAATATTAGAAAATTAATTAATAGATAAATTTAAGGGGGAATTTTGTGAGTAGAGAGATAGGAATTAATTATGAAGAAAGGTTTTTAAAAGTTAAAATTAGTGCAACTACTGGGGATAAAATATATTTAAAATTACCAGTTAGTTTTGTAAAAAGGTTAGTAAAAAATAATGCAATAGATTTTTTTAAAGAACAATCTGATATTATAGATAGTCAAAAATTATTAAATATAATGATGAATGCATTTGATTATAATATAGTCGGTGAAATTGCATATATAGAAAGAAAAAATGGAGATAAAATTAGATTTATAGTGGATTGATAAAATGGTATTTATCTAAATGTATATTTAGATAAATACCATTTTATTTATGAGAATTTTATAATAATAAGTAAAAATTAAGTTGACTAAAAAAATATATTTAAATATAATATAGGTAAACCTAATTAATTAAAAGGGTTAACTAAAAATTGGGGGAAATAAATAATGAACTTAAAAACTAATGATATAGTACTTTGTGCTTTATTTGCAGCACTAACTTCTATACTTTCTCAAATATCTATACCACTTCCATTTACAAGCGTACCATTAACAATGCAAATCTTTGCTGTAGCATTAGCGGGCATGGTTTTAGGCGCTAAAAAAGGGTTTATATCTATAGTTATATATTTATTAATAGGAGCTATAGGGTTACCAGTATTTGCTCAATTTAGTGGAGGATTAGGAATAATATTAGGACCAACAGGTGGTTTTTTAATAGGATGTCCATTTATGGCATTAGTTATAGGATATACTACAGAAAGAACAAAATCTATGATCTATATATTTATATCAATGGTATTTGGATTATTTATTGTCTATACAACAGGTACAGTTATATTTTCTATTATAACAAAATCAACTTTATATCAAAGTTTAATTGCATGTGTGTTACCTTTTGTAATAGTAGATTTAATTAAATTAGTTTTAGCTAGTGCTGTAGGTAAAGAGGTTTCTAAAAGGATTAAAACTGGTGTGAAAGTATGTTAAAAATACGCCCATATCATATCTTATGTATGAGAGCATATCAAAGGAGTGGTTATAGCAATGATTTTACACAAAAAATGGATAATATAATAAAAGAAATAAAAGCATATAATAAGTTTCTTAAAACATGTAACAATAACTAGAATATAAATGTAAAAATAGTATATTCTACAGATAGTATATGTGAAAGTTGTCCGAACAAATTAGGAGAAAATAACTGCGAAACTCAATATAAGGTAATTTCTATAGATAGTAAAATGATTAAATATTTTTCTATAAAAGAAGATATACACAACTATAAATATTTAGAAAATCTAGTATATAATAATATTACATAGGTAAAAAATAGCGAGTTTTATATGATACATATATTATATAAAACTCGCTATTTTTTTATTTAACGTTATAATTGATTTATAATATTATTTAAGATATTTTCTAACTCAGGGCTTGTTTCTTTTACTCCAGTATGAGTTATATTAATTATTTCCTTAGTCATAGGAAGCTCTCCTAATAAGTTTAAATTATTGCTAGCTAAGAAATTATTAATTTCTTCACCTTCAAATAATTTTATTTTTTTATTACAATCTGGGCATTGAATATAACTCATATTTTCTATTACACCAATAATATTAATATTTAACATTTTAGCCATATTAACAGCCTTAGCAACTATCATAGAAATCATATCTTGTGGAACGGAAACCATTATAATACCACTTATAGGAAGAGATTGCATTACCGTCATAGCTACATCTCCAGTACCTGGAGGCATATCAATAAGTAAGTAGTCAAGTTCTCCCCAAAGTACATTACTATAAAACTGTTTTACAGCATTTGTAATCATAGGTCCTTTCCAAACTATAGGTTGTTCTTCTGTATCAACCATATAGTTTATTGACATAGTTTTAATGTTATCTTCATTAGCAATAGGGTAGATATCATTACCATTTGACATTGCTCTTTCATTATTCAATCCCATAAGTCTAGGAATGCTAGGACCAGTAATATCTGAGTCTAATATACCTACCTTATATCCATTTTTAGCTAATTGTTTTGCAAGTAAAGTAGTTACAGTTGACTTACCAACTCCACCTTTACCACTCATTACTCCTATAATTTTTTTTATATTATTGTATGGGTGATTAATAATCCCACAACTACTAGCATTTGTATTACAATGTCCTTTAGAAGGACAAGAAGCACAATTTGACATATTTATAACCTCCGATGATACATAATTAATATGTATTTAAATTAATATTGTATTTATACCCTACCAATCAAATTAAAATCATTTATATTAATAATAATTAAAAAATACTAGAAGTTTAGCTTTCAGTATTTTTATTTTCTACAATATATTTTTTAATTCTAATAAAGTGCTTATTTCATATTTAGGAATAAGTGAAGAGTTATTTTTTTTGTTGTTAGGATTAAACCAACAAGTATCTATTCCGGCATTAACGCCACCTTTTACATCGGAAGATAAACTATCACCAATCATAAGTACAGATTCTTTATTAGTATGATTGATTACATTTAAGGCATAATCAAAAATTTTCGGGTCTGGTTTAGCTATTTTAATTTCGTCTGATATAATAACTGCATCAAAATAATCTTTAATAATTGATTTTTTAATTCTTTTATTTTGTACAGAAGTTAATCCATTTGTTATGATAACTATTTTATATTTTTTATAAAGATAAGATAATAATTCTTCTGTTTCTTTATATATAAAAGATGCTTCTGCTAAAAAGTTGACGTACATGTTACTTAATATTTTAGGATCCTGTGATAGATTTATTTTGTCTGCAAATCTTTTAAATCTTTCTATTTTTAATTCGTCAGAGGAAATTAAGTTTTGCTCAAATTCCTTCCAAATGTTATTATTTATTTCTTTATATATTTCAATGCAATAACTTTTCTCTAAATCTGTATCAATAGAGCTCATTAATTTATCTAAAGCAAAATTTTCAGATTTCTTAAAATCAAATAATGTGTCATCCGCATCAAAAAAAAGAACTTCATATTTCATGTCATATCTCCCCTTTACCTAAAAATGTAAATTTTTTATAGAGATATTATATCATATTAGAAGTTCATATTGAAAATATTAGTTATTATTAATATTATTATACTCATTTATTAAAGCTTTTTCTCCAAGCTCTACTAATTTTCTAGTTGCAATTCCTCCGACATAAGGAAATTCATCATTTGAAAAATTATTTAATTCACTAGATATCTCCACTTTATATTGTTCTAAAGCTTTTTTAGCATTTTCATTTATTAACTTATTGTTAATTGTTTTGTTTTCCATATTTACATTCATAAATTTACCTCCTTAATCTATTAGTTATTTTTGTCATTTATACCATTTTTCATACACGGAATAAATAAAATAAGTTGCACAAAAATTATAAAGAATATAAAAATAAAAATAATAAATTTTGAAATAACATTGGAATATAGAGATAAATGGTATATAATAAGATATTAAATAAGTTTATAGAGGTGAAGATATTTGGAATTAAATATTTTAAGTAAACAGATATGGTCTATAAATAAAGATTTCCGTAGATATGCAGAAGATATATTAAAAGAGCATGATATCACTTTAGTTAGTTTGAGATATTTGATTATAATAAAAAAAATGGAAGGTTTAAATTTACAAGATGTAGCAACAGTACTAGATGTAGATAAAGCAATAGTTACTAGAACAGTTAAAAAACTAGTTGATTTAGGTCTTATTGATAAAGTTCAAGATAAAGAAAATAGTAGATCATATAGCTTAAATTTGACTGAAAAAGGGAATTGTACTGTTGATGATATCAAATCTATATTTAAGGATTGGTTTTATTTAGTAACGAAAGATTTTAGTGATGGAGAAAGAGAATTATACACTAATTTTATAGAACGTATTTATGCAAATAGATTTTATAAAGATAATTCATAATAAATATATTGTGTTAGCTAAAATAATTTCCAAAATAAATTAATTATTTTTGACAAGAATAATTTTCTAAAAAAGATTAGTATTTGTAAATTTTATCTAAATACTAATCTTTTTATTATATTTATAGATTATTTTTATATTTTTTTACAAAAAATGCATACTAAGATTGACTTTTTTTTATACAAGATTTACCATGTGAATAAGGAATTATTAGCGAATTACTTTTAATTGTGGAATAAGCAAAATTTTATGCTTAGTTTATATTTTTTATCTTTGTAAACTTGTCATATTTTTCTTATCTAGAGTAATCATTATCAATATAAATTTTATATTTTAGGGGGATTATTATGAAAGACAACAAAAATCTTATGAAAGCAATGTTAGTAGCACTTATTATTGTTATAGCTTGTGAGTTAATAGGTGAGTACACGATTAATTTAGGGGCTGTATCACTAGTTTTATTCCCTATGCTATATGCAGTTATAGTAGGAATTATAATTACACCTGATTTATTAGGTAAAAAAATCAAAGTATTAAAGAGCATTATAAATGAAAAAGAGATCAATATAGCTGGTGATGTAGTTGGTATAGCACTTGTTTTACTAGGGATAAAGTATGGAACAACAGTTGGACCAAACCTGGAAAAAATAATACAAGCAGGGCCTGCTTTTGTAGCTCAGGAATTTGGTCATATTCTTGCACCAATAATAGCTCTGCCTTTAGCTTTATTACTAGGATTTAAAAGAGAAGCTATTGGTGCTTGTTCTAGTATAAGCCGTGAGACTGCATTAGGTGTTATATCTGAAAAATATGGTATAAGCTCTCCAGAGGGAAGCGGTGTTTTAGGAACATATTTGATGGGAACAGTTTTGGGAACTATCTACTTTTCTATATTAGGCTCAGTTTCTATATATACAGGTCTTCATCCATATGCATTAGGTATGGCAACTGGGGTTGGGAGTGGTAGTATGATGACAGCTGCTTCTGCTGCTCTTTCAAAAGTTCCAAATATAGCAGCTGATCCTGAAATGGTTGATACCATACTTTCATATGGTGCTACAAGCAATATGATGTCCAGTATAACAGGGTTAATTTTCTTAGTATTTATAACTTTACCATTCACTAATAAGTTATATGCTATATTTGAGCCAAAGCTAGGTAGAAAAAACAAAGAAAATGATGAAATAGCATAATAGAGAGGGGTAATAATCATGTTTGGAAAAATAGATTTTAAACGAACGTCATACCAATTAATTATAATGTTAATGGTTGGGGCTATGATATTATTAGGTCAATTTATAAGTAAAGGAATCGCGATAACTACAGCACTTCCTGGTATGTTAATGATGATTGTAGCTGCAATGATAGCTATGATATTAAAAGATTTATTCCCAAAATCAATATTCCCTGCATTTGGATTTGCAACAATAATAGGTCTATTATTAAGTATACCTGGTAATCCAATATCAGATGTATTTAATGAACATATAGCTAATATAGACTTTATGGCAATAACTACTCCGCTACTAGCATTTGCAGGTTTATCTGTTGGTAATAAAATAGAAGAACTAAAGAAAATGTCTTGGAAGATAGTTGTTATATCATTAGTAGTGTTTACTACAATATTTTTTGCTTGTGCTTCTATAGCTCATATAGTATTAAAGATTCAAGGTGTTATATAAAATATTAAATTATTTTTGTAGATAACTATTAATATAAGTTAATTAAACTTAGGGGGTATATTATGAACAAACATCAATTAAAAGAATTAGTTATAAAATCAATAGATGATAATCGAGAAAAAATACTTGAGGTAGGGCGAGGAATATATAAAAATCCAGAATATGGATATAAAGAATACAAAACCACAGAAGCTGTAGTTAATTTCTTACAAGGAGAGCTTGGATTAGAGGTTGAGAAAAATATAGCCGTTACTGGATGCAAGGCTATTACTAATAAAGAGAAAAAAGGTCCTCATATATCTATATTAGGAGAATTAGATGGAATATCTTGTAAAGAACATAAAGATTCTAATGAAATAGGTGCCTCTCATACATGCGGCCATAATATACAAATAGCTGGTATGTTAGGAGCTGCAATAGGTTTAGTTAAAAGTGGTGTTTTAGATCATTTAGATGGTAAAGTTTCTTTCATGGCCACTCCAGCTGAAGAATTTATAGAATTAGAATACAGACAACAATTAAAAGATAAAGGTGAAATAACTTACTTTGGTGGAAAACAAGAACTTGTTAAAAAAGGATACTTTGACGATATAGATATATCTATGATGTTCCATTCTATGGATATGGGAGATAACAAAGCTTTAGTTGGTCCTGAAAGTAACGGATTTATAGGAAAGAAAGTTCAATTTATAGGTAAAGAATCTCATGCAGGTTCTGCTCCTCATGAAGGTGTAAATGCATTAAACGCTGCAATGCTTGCTATAAACAATGTAAATGCTTTAAGAGAGACTTTTAAAGAATCTGAAAGAGTTAGATTCCATCCAATCTTGACTAAAGCTGGTGATATAGTTAATGTTGTTCCTGCTGAT encodes:
- a CDS encoding DUF3100 domain-containing protein: MKDNKNLMKAMLVALIIVIACELIGEYTINLGAVSLVLFPMLYAVIVGIIITPDLLGKKIKVLKSIINEKEINIAGDVVGIALVLLGIKYGTTVGPNLEKIIQAGPAFVAQEFGHILAPIIALPLALLLGFKREAIGACSSISRETALGVISEKYGISSPEGSGVLGTYLMGTVLGTIYFSILGSVSIYTGLHPYALGMATGVGSGSMMTAASAALSKVPNIAADPEMVDTILSYGATSNMMSSITGLIFLVFITLPFTNKLYAIFEPKLGRKNKENDEIA
- a CDS encoding M20 family metallopeptidase; protein product: MNKHQLKELVIKSIDDNREKILEVGRGIYKNPEYGYKEYKTTEAVVNFLQGELGLEVEKNIAVTGCKAITNKEKKGPHISILGELDGISCKEHKDSNEIGASHTCGHNIQIAGMLGAAIGLVKSGVLDHLDGKVSFMATPAEEFIELEYRQQLKDKGEITYFGGKQELVKKGYFDDIDISMMFHSMDMGDNKALVGPESNGFIGKKVQFIGKESHAGSAPHEGVNALNAAMLAINNVNALRETFKESERVRFHPILTKAGDIVNVVPADVQMESYVRARTIDGMIDASERINKALIAGGMAVGAEVVITEIPGYLPILRYRSMDDLFFNNLVELGIEKEKIVDGGDFTGSFDLGDISHLMPTMHPMIGGIKGALHTRDFEIIDEDLAYIVPAKSMAMTVIDLLFDDAKEANNILSDFTPVMTKEEYLGFLEKHDRTI